A single window of Podarcis raffonei isolate rPodRaf1 chromosome 9, rPodRaf1.pri, whole genome shotgun sequence DNA harbors:
- the LOC128420630 gene encoding PC-esterase domain-containing protein 1A-like — protein MYLYDAAFHCRQTAFGLDSCPGSCRSLKSANSGILSKQTENTTKPSGSRSFSDPCFGCNKLILSAPCATKSTVQKSGLHDPLSKEKTPAWLRCSAANATMTSHPLVETHSFSSKEAQQLLHNKFVVIMGDSIYRSIYKDLISILQADKLLTVDQLKKKGEPSFANDKLVKYSGLGCGNRYQEVREFRSDHHLVRCYFIPRVYSDYVEEILDDLQREPKPDVVIFNSCLWDLNRYQEKVARKLRLPKAIRQYRLNLEKLFERLDQVLPQTCLAIWNTALPIRKEPSGALYKEMEGDYCSAEDVEKATPVDVIEANFYGAILARSYGFDVLDLHFFFRFVDHLRIEDGIHWNFLAHRFITRYLLTYIADSWGVELEKRKSGTGIGWNGTATHQPASPQLPSTPPVCRDFFLAGDAPTRQLCVDREAPDSYGAPYGNRPVAGFEYNPQNPSAQHGWLLPAHPPFEHHSNPYDDGPGGGLDCHDCPPDDGQLTPDLQFSDHQNGSFSHRGGVWNGPFFPETHPYGSPIPTLAGRSRRRRRPEFIQYHPHEQREGAHPYARPWRGRGRNAWRRPQRSRYNWRRPSRT, from the exons ATGTATCTTTATGATGCAGCG TTTCACTGCAGACAGACTGCTTTTGGGCTGGACAGTTGCCCAGGGTCCTGCAGGTCTTTAAAAAGTGCAAACTCTGGTATCTTGTCCAAACAGACTGAAAACACTACCAAGCCTAGCGGTTCCCGAAGTTTTTCAGACCCCTGCTTCGGTTGCAATAAACTCATCCTCAGTGCCCCCTGCGCTACCAAAAGCACTGTTCAGAAAAGTGGTTTGCACGATCCGCTAAGTAAG GAGAAAACACCGGCCTGGTTGAGGTGTTCCGCCGCGAACGCAACCATGACAAGTCACCCCTTGGTAGAAACCCACAGTTTCTCCTCGAAAGAAGCCCAGCAGCTGCTCCACAACAAGTTTGTTGTGATCATGGGCGATTCCA TTTACCGATCGATATACAAAGACCTGATCTCCATCCTGCAGGCTGACAAGCTTCTCACTGTTGATCAGCTGAAGAAAAag GGAGAGCCGTCTTTTGCCAACGATAAACTGGTGAAATATAGTGGGTTAGGCTGCGGGAACAGATACCAGGAGGTGCGCGAGTTCCGCTCGGATCACCACTTGGTGCGATGCTACTTCATTCCCCGCGTTTATTCGGACTACGTGGAGGAAATCTTGGACGACCTCCAAAGAGAGCCGAAACCGGACGTGGTCATCTTCAATTCCTGCCTCTGGGACCTCAACAG GTACCAAGAGAAGGTGGCCAGGAAGCTTCGGCTGCCGAAGGCCATCAGGCAGTACAGGCTCAACCTGGAGAAGCTCTTTGAGAGGCTGGATCAGGTCCTTCCTCAGACCTGCCTTGCCATCTGGAACACTGCCCTCCCCATACGGAAAGAGCCTTCTGGAGCCCTCTACAAAGAGATGGAGGGAGACTACTGCTCAGCTGAG gaTGTAGAAAAAGCGACCCCCGTGGACGTGATTGAAGCCAACTTCTATGGCGCCATCCTCGCCCGCAGCTACGGGTTCGACGTCCTGGATCTTCATTTCTTCTTCCGCTTTGTGGACCATCTCCGCATTGAAGACGGGATACACTGGAACTTCTTGGCTCACCGGTTTATTACCAGATACCTGCTGACCTACATTGCTGATTCCTGGGGAGTCGAGCTTGAGAAGAGGAAGTCGGGCACAG GGATTGGTTGGAACGGGACCGCCACACATCAGCCAGCTTCCCCTCAGCTGCCCTCCACACCCCCAGTGTGCCGTGACTTCTTCTTGGCTGGTGACGCTCCTACCAGGCAGCTCTGTGTGGACAGAGAAGCCCCTGACAGCTATGGCGCTCCCTATGGCAACAGACCTGTGGCTGGATTCGAATACAATCCCCAGAATCCCTCGGCCCAGCATGGCTGGCTCCTTCCTGCCCACCCGCCGTTTGAGCACCACAGCAATCCATACGACGATGGGCCAGGAGGCGGATTGGACTGTCACGACTGTCCACCCGATGATGGACAGCTCACTCCTGACCTTCAGTTCAGTGACCATCAGAATGGTTCCTTCAGCCACAGGGGTGGGGTTTGGAACGGCCCCTTTTTCCCAG aAACCCACCCCTACGGCTCCCCTATTCCCACACTGGCCGGGCGCTCCAGGCGAAGGCGGCGCCCCGAGTTCATACAGTACCACCCCCACGAGCAACGCGAAGGAGCCCACCCCTATGCCAGGCCGTGGCGGGGGCGTGGCAGAAACGCTTGGCGTCGCCCCCAAAGGTCAAGATACAACTGGAGACGCCCCTCTCGCACTTAG
- the NAT8 gene encoding N-acetyltransferase 8, translated as MGEYHIRRYEDRDYEAARTIFSRGINEHAPAGFRHVLSCPQTHLLLLGALLATYLGTSSLLLSLSAVAALLTVGWIFTKRLWADYVHEALATDMKDIHQTYLVPKDCSFWVAEAGGEVAGIVAATHPEDPSLRGRALELKRMSVAKAHRGHGLGKALTRTVLLFAQEHGYKEVVLGTSMAQVAAHRTYEGMGFRKVKEICPTVLCKLLRFYIYIYRYEIGGSR; from the coding sequence ATGGGCGAGTACCACATTCGCAGGTATGAAGATCGGGACTACGAAGCCGCCCGCACGATATTCTCCCGGGGGATCAACGAACATGCTCCTGCAGGTTTCCGGCATGTTCTCTCTTGCCCCCAGACCCACCTGTTGCTCCTGGGCGCGCTCCTCGCAACCTACCTGGGCActtcttcccttctcctttctctcAGTGCTGTGGCTGCCCTGTTGACCGTGGGCTGGATTTTCACGAAGCGCCTCTGGGCGGACTATGTGCACGAGGCCCTTGCCACGGACATGAAGGACATCCACCAGACCTACCTGGTGCCCAAAGACTGCAGCTTCTGGGTGGCGGAGGCCGGCGGCGAAGTGGCAGGCATCGTCGCCGCCACCCACCCAGAAGACCCGTCTCTGCGCGGCAGGGCACTGGAGCTGAAGCGTATGTCTGTGGCAAAGGCGCACCGGGGCCACGGACTCGGCAAGGCTCTCACCAGGACGGTCCTCCTCTTCGCCCAGGAGCACGGGTACAAGGAGGTTGTCCTGGGCACCTCCATGGCACAGGTGGCGGCCCATCGGACGTACGAGGGCATGGGCTTCCGCAAAGTCAAAGAGATATGCCCCACCGTCCTCTGTAAGCTGCTGAGGTTCTACATCTACATCTACCGCTACGAGATCGGAGGATCTCGCTGA
- the LOC128420537 gene encoding probable N-acetyltransferase camello produces MARYHIREYRPEDYETTRDLFATGMSEYVPTLCVHMLKQPWLILLLACTFCLLLTSSKSLLLPILAVTLLLAVGRQLLGYIWSMYIDHCLQEDLLDIKAAYLGDKGSCFWVAEADECVVAIVGARPSEEHLGELMLKRMSVRKDYRGLGIAKALCRTVISFAREHGYQSVVLNTLMVQHEARAMYEGVGFRMYHHYVLPTIYGRLANCTVSKYRYDIPSMD; encoded by the coding sequence ATGGCGCGTTACCACATCCGGGAGTACCGCCCCGAGGACTATGAGACGACGCGTGATTTATTTGCCACAGGGATGAGCGAATATGTGCCCACCCTGTGTGTGCACATGCTGAAGCAGCCCTGGCTAATCCTGCTCCTGGCCTGCACCTTCTGCTTGCTGCTGACCAGCTCCAAATCGCTCCTGCTACCCATCCTGGCCGTCACCCTGCTGCTGGCGGTCGGCCGGCAGCTCCTAGGCTATATCTGGTCCATGTACATCGACCACTGCTTGCAGGAGGACCTGCTGGACATCAAGGCTGCTTACCTGGGAGACAAGGGCTCCTGTTTCTGGGTGGCCGAGGCAGATGAGTGTGTGGTGGCCATTGTGGGTGCCAGGCCCTCTGAGGAACACCTGGGAGAGCTCATGTTGAAGCGCATGTCGGTTCGGAAGGACTATCGCGGCCTTGGCATTGCCAAGGCCCTCTGCAGGACAGTGATCTCCTTTGCCCGAGAGCATGGCTACCAGTCTGTGGTACTGAACACCCTCATGGTGCAGCATGAGGCCCGCGCCATGTACGAGGGAGTTGGCTTCCGCATGTATCACCACTATGTCCTGCCCACCATCTACGGCAGGTTGGCCAACTGCACTGTTTCCAAGTATCGATATGATATCCCCTCCATGGACTGA